The genomic stretch ATTATTGAGCTTTCCTTCCTCGGTGCAAAATCATCCATGGCGAATGAATTGTTCGCGTGTTTTATTATGTGAGGAATAAAAAACACAAGCCAGTGCAGCTCCAAAACTACCTTGTACTTGTTAGCTCTTTTCTACCAGTACTCCCTTGCTGCCTCTCGTAGTCCTTACTCCTGTCtccatcatcatttttttttacttctctTGCGTTTGGTCACATGCATCCATAGTTATTTATAGAGTGATAATTCAGAAAACATGTCCGGATAAAACTGAACTAATCACTATGTAAAAgggtatttttttgataaatctaTTAATTAGTGATCAACTCGTCGGggacctctatatatatatatatatatatatatatatatatatatatatatatatgttgaggGATATTTTGTACGTGACCGTTAGTGACGTACAGACATGGTGTCGCCTGCTCGATTTagcttaaaaaaaatatcatttattttttttcttctttcttcttctattCAAAACTTCTACTtggaaaattataaaaatttctcccgTCACAGCTGCTGTGAGATTTTGaagatattttatatatataaaaatccgGAGCACAATTTATACTCGTTAAAATATTAGTTCCATTTAAGATTTGACAAAGCACAATGGAGCTGTGAGTTTTGGGCATCACTCTCTCGTGGTTGGCTTCCACGCGCTCGCCCACACCACCGGCTTCTCCCTCCAGGCGAGGAATGCGCCGGCGGCGGCTGCGCGCATGGACCAACCTTCCCGGTACCTCCTCAGCAACGCCCTCAGGTCGTCGGTGACGTCGTCGCTGAACTCCAGCGGCTCGAACCCCGCCGCTCGCATCAGCCTGGACCACCTTGCGCCCGTGTCCCGCCGCTCGGCCGACCCGGCGGCCGGGCACGCCACCAGGTCCACCACCGCGCGGCCGGCTGCGCGTTCGAGGGACAGACGCTCCTCGCTCGCGCGCGGGAAGCTCTCCTCCAGCGACTCCAAGTAGGCGGAGAAGAATCCCAAGCTACCGCGGAAGAGTTTCAAgaacgcctcctcctcctccgcctcctcctccCCCTCCATCGATAGCTCTGCTTCCTCCTCCACAACCGTCACGATCATCGGGTTGAGCCGGCGGAAGGCCGCGAGGAGGGCGTCGCGGCGTCGGCCGACGGCCGGCACCCCGCGGAGCGAGTTGACGCAGTTGACCGCGAGGGCGGCGCCGCCCTCGCGGACGAGGTGGTCGAGGTCGAGGTCGGAGAGGTCGCGGCCGGCGGGGTGATGGACCGCGTCGAACCGGAAGGGCACGCCCATCAATCTCGCGAACCGCTCCATCCGCCGGCCGACCTCCCTCATCGCCTCCTCTTGCACGGCGGAAGCGGAGACCACGACGGTGGTGATGGCGACGCGAGGCGTGTCGGCGTCGGAGGCCCGCGTGGCCAGCGCCTCGAGCAGCGTCGGCCACTGCGTGCAGAAGGTGTTGCTGATGTCGATAATGTGGAGgctcgacgacgacgacgacgagtaGAACGAGTCGAGGATGGCGGCGTTGGCCGCGACGTGCCCGAAGGGCGACCAGGGGCTGAGCTCCTGGAACCGGAGCGCGGTGCGCCGCGTGCACTCGAAGGAGGCGCGGTTGCGGAGCGACGCGCCGGCGAGGGCGCCGAGGGTGCGCGGCCCGGCGCAGGTGGCGCGCGCGAACAGCCCCTGTAGAAAGAAAGAGGCGAGCTTCTGCTCGCCGTCCCCGTACGGCGACGCCAGCTCGTTCAGCGTCCACATGAGGCGGCGCGCCCGTCGCCCGTCGCGCGAGTCCATCGCCCGTGCGCACTCCAGCAGCAGCGCCGCCGCCCACGACGACGAGGACAGGTCGAGATCGCCGACGGCGTCAGAAGATGCCGCAGGGAGAGGGAGGGAAGAGTTGGCGCAGGGGAGGTTGCCTTCCGATCCATCCATTGCCTGAGACAAAATCTCATCGGCCGGCGCATTCTTCTTCTAATCGGCGAGGCCTGGAGCGGCCGCACAATCCAAGCTCAACAGCGTCGCCATGTCCCTTCCACTACACCTACACCCTATTTATATAGATACCTATATATAGATATTGATATCTAGAGAGAGATGGTAGATAATTGATGGACTTTCCTTCTGTTCATCCAAATGGTTCCATCTAAATTGTCCTAAAGTCACTACCtatcaatttaaatttttgttcagTTTATACATTAGAAAAAATTTATTCCAACTTTCTGGTTAGTAAATAAATTTACCTGTGTCTGAATTTATTCCAACttaattttttaggtataaaaaatttaaaataaaatataattcttctaaatttagcgtatttaaattagaaattaacaTATTTACTATATGATTTATACACTATTTTTTTAGTTAAATGatgttaaacttaaaaaaaaataatagtataatttcttttaaattcaACACAATTTAACTAGAATCgaatatatcaatcgattggtcaaacgAAAAAAGAGTCgtgtttaatttgataaaaaaatatactagattataATTTAAATGTACTATATTTAGAAGAAATTATAcctaattttaaactttttttaaaaatacgAGGATAATTATGTAAATTGATGTACATTAGGGAGTTAGAAAGGagctgaaattaaaaaaaaatgaatgcaaggagtataaattttttttcactAGGGATAGAATACAAATGCCATTGGGTTTAAGGCAGATATATCGTTACGATTGCACTTCTAACCATAAGTTAGTCATAAATGGAGCTTAAAATTAGCTAAGCTATGGAAATGACAGTTCTTGAATTAATTCTTACTTTGAGTTTGTTtacttgttttaaaatttatgttttaaaatttatttagttgATTAGTAATATTATaaaacttttttaattttgagattttgtttgtttatttatttacaaatttaataAGATTTTTATTGATTAACCGCATATTATTCATAAATAATTCATAAtctttattcatgaatattaataaattaaacaCAAATATAGTCAAATTTGTCCATTTACTTTAATTGATCTCAGGAACctgaataattaatttttttaattaaatcaaacatCAAATTTGTTT from Zingiber officinale cultivar Zhangliang chromosome 5B, Zo_v1.1, whole genome shotgun sequence encodes the following:
- the LOC121983803 gene encoding protein SHORT-ROOT 2-like, with product MDGSEGNLPCANSSLPLPAASSDAVGDLDLSSSSWAAALLLECARAMDSRDGRRARRLMWTLNELASPYGDGEQKLASFFLQGLFARATCAGPRTLGALAGASLRNRASFECTRRTALRFQELSPWSPFGHVAANAAILDSFYSSSSSSSLHIIDISNTFCTQWPTLLEALATRASDADTPRVAITTVVVSASAVQEEAMREVGRRMERFARLMGVPFRFDAVHHPAGRDLSDLDLDHLVREGGAALAVNCVNSLRGVPAVGRRRDALLAAFRRLNPMIVTVVEEEAELSMEGEEEAEEEEAFLKLFRGSLGFFSAYLESLEESFPRASEERLSLERAAGRAVVDLVACPAAGSAERRDTGARWSRLMRAAGFEPLEFSDDVTDDLRALLRRYREGWSMRAAAAGAFLAWREKPVVWASAWKPTTRE